A window of the Sphingobium sp. CAP-1 genome harbors these coding sequences:
- a CDS encoding response regulator, producing MTGKHKVLIVDDEVHIRRLIDATLKRVGYTTVEASSGREALDRLRQERPDVTLLDLGLPDRDGLELVPLFKQQSDASLIVISARDATEQKVAALDLGADDYLTKPFDTDELLARLRVALRNRTTRDGGATAVTAGDVEIDLLNRIVRKGGREVHLTPKEYGVLAQLAKFPGRVITHGQIMAQVWPREVDHHVEYLRVLVRTLRQKLEDDPQQPQIIGNEPGIGYRLRSGIEG from the coding sequence ATGACCGGCAAGCACAAGGTGCTGATCGTTGACGATGAAGTGCATATCCGGCGCCTGATCGATGCGACGCTGAAACGAGTGGGCTATACGACAGTCGAGGCGTCGAGCGGGCGTGAGGCGCTGGATCGGCTGCGACAGGAACGGCCGGATGTCACCCTGCTGGACCTGGGCCTGCCCGACCGGGACGGGCTGGAACTGGTGCCGCTGTTCAAACAGCAGTCGGACGCCAGCCTGATCGTCATCTCCGCCCGCGACGCCACCGAACAGAAGGTCGCCGCGCTGGATCTGGGCGCGGACGACTATCTGACCAAGCCGTTCGATACCGACGAACTGCTAGCGCGGCTGCGGGTGGCGCTGCGCAACCGAACGACCAGGGATGGCGGCGCGACCGCCGTGACGGCCGGCGATGTCGAGATCGACCTGCTCAACCGCATCGTGCGCAAGGGGGGACGGGAAGTGCATCTGACGCCCAAGGAATATGGGGTGCTGGCGCAACTCGCCAAATTTCCGGGGCGGGTCATCACTCACGGTCAGATCATGGCGCAGGTCTGGCCGCGCGAGGTGGACCATCATGTCGAATATCTGCGCGTGCTGGTCCGCACCCTGCGCCAGAAGCTGGAGGACGACCCGCAACAGCCCCAGATCATCGGCAACGAACCGGGCATCGGCTATCGCCTGCGATCGGGCATCGAGGGGTGA
- a CDS encoding lytic murein transglycosylase: MRSSVLSLLLGLAAVTGGSLVVGPAQAQDSADFRAYLESLRPKARAMGISDATLDSVFPTLTINPRVVQLDQNQPGGGAYSPIPNFEPYRRQHVDAARISRGRIAYQANRARLARIEAETGVPEEIMVAIYGHETNYGSYTGDFDLIRSLATLAHEGRRRALFEPELLATLKMLDNGVPRSRLVGSWAGATGYPQFLPSVYLRIAKDGDGDGKADIWTSEADALASIANYFVQSGWRRGQPWGVAVSVPAGFNRAAVTAKIEPARCPRVFNRHSRWLSMAEWRKLGLFPSSGIWPADGVLATLLEPDGPGKTAYLLTSNYRAILDYNCSNFYALSVGLLADAVKQ, translated from the coding sequence TTGCGTTCGTCCGTCCTGTCGCTGTTACTCGGATTGGCTGCCGTCACCGGCGGCAGCCTGGTGGTTGGTCCCGCGCAGGCGCAGGATAGCGCGGATTTTCGCGCCTATCTGGAAAGCCTGCGGCCCAAGGCGCGGGCGATGGGGATCAGCGACGCCACGCTGGACAGCGTGTTCCCGACGCTGACCATCAATCCGCGCGTGGTGCAACTGGACCAGAACCAGCCGGGCGGCGGCGCCTATTCGCCGATCCCCAATTTCGAACCCTATCGCCGGCAACATGTCGACGCCGCGCGGATCAGCCGGGGGCGGATCGCCTATCAGGCGAACCGGGCGCGGCTGGCGCGGATCGAGGCGGAAACCGGCGTGCCGGAGGAGATCATGGTCGCCATCTACGGCCATGAAACCAATTATGGCAGTTATACCGGCGATTTCGACCTGATCCGTTCACTCGCCACGCTGGCGCATGAAGGGCGGCGGCGGGCGTTGTTCGAGCCGGAATTGCTGGCGACGTTGAAGATGCTGGACAATGGCGTGCCGCGCAGCCGGCTGGTCGGTAGCTGGGCTGGCGCGACCGGCTATCCGCAATTCCTGCCATCCGTCTATCTGCGCATCGCCAAGGATGGCGATGGCGACGGCAAGGCGGACATCTGGACCAGCGAGGCCGATGCGCTGGCGTCGATCGCCAATTATTTCGTCCAGTCGGGCTGGCGACGCGGCCAGCCCTGGGGCGTGGCGGTAAGCGTGCCGGCAGGCTTCAATCGCGCCGCCGTGACCGCGAAGATCGAGCCGGCGCGCTGCCCGCGCGTGTTCAACCGGCACAGCCGCTGGCTGTCGATGGCGGAATGGCGCAAGCTGGGCCTGTTTCCCAGTAGCGGCATCTGGCCGGCGGACGGGGTGTTGGCGACGCTGCTGGAACCGGACGGGCCGGGCAAGACCGCCTATTTGCTGACCAGCAACTATCGGGCGATCCTGGATTATAATTGTTCCAACTTCTATGCCTTGTCGGTGGGATTGCTGGCGGATGCTGTCAAACAATAA